A DNA window from Eikenella exigua contains the following coding sequences:
- a CDS encoding class I SAM-dependent methyltransferase has product MHPIPLITPTQHTLPDYARHPALTVSDTLPDSGLYLAIEEYGIVLHRVGDKGAVWVDFTTGAAQHRRLHGGGELLAKAVGRSKQPTVWDATGGLGRDSFVLAGLGLNVHIFERHPAVYCLLADGLARALLHPNTAETASRLTLHHADAAEYMPRLAAEIGRPQVVYLDPMYSERRKSAAVKKEMAFFHELVGTAQNDSTLLDAALATATARVVVKRPRLGDFLCGRKPDYQYTGKSTRFDVYNGSGA; this is encoded by the coding sequence ATGCACCCCATCCCTCTCATCACCCCAACCCAGCACACCCTGCCAGACTACGCCCGCCATCCCGCACTGACTGTTTCCGACACCCTGCCTGATTCCGGCCTCTACCTAGCCATCGAAGAGTACGGCATCGTACTACACCGCGTGGGCGACAAAGGCGCCGTGTGGGTGGACTTCACTACCGGCGCGGCGCAGCACAGGCGGTTGCACGGCGGCGGCGAGTTGCTGGCCAAAGCTGTCGGCCGCAGCAAACAGCCCACCGTTTGGGATGCCACCGGCGGGCTCGGCCGCGACAGTTTTGTTTTGGCCGGGCTCGGGCTAAACGTGCATATTTTCGAGCGGCATCCCGCCGTATATTGCCTCTTGGCCGATGGCCTTGCACGCGCCCTACTCCACCCGAACACCGCCGAAACCGCTTCCCGCCTCACCCTGCACCACGCCGATGCCGCCGAATATATGCCACGCCTGGCCGCCGAAATCGGCCGCCCGCAGGTGGTGTATCTCGACCCGATGTACTCCGAACGGCGCAAATCGGCAGCGGTAAAAAAAGAAATGGCGTTTTTCCACGAGTTGGTTGGCACCGCGCAAAACGACTCCACCCTGCTCGATGCCGCCCTTGCCACAGCCACCGCCCGCGTGGTGGTCAAACGCCCGCGTCTGGGCGATTTCCTGTGCGGTCGCAAGCCGGATTACCAATACACGGGCAAATCAACCCGGTTTGATGTGTATAACGGGAGTGGTGCTTAA
- the parC gene encoding DNA topoisomerase IV subunit A produces MPENTVSAENSDILLLAPYAERAYLEYAMSVVKGRALPDVGDGQKPVQRRILFAMKEMGLAANSKPVKSARVVGEILGKYHPHGDASAYDAMVRMAQDFTLRYPLIDGIGNFGSRDGDGAAAMRYTEARLTPIAELLLSELHQGTVDFVPNYDGTFDEPVALPARLPMVLLNGASGIAVGMATEIPPHNLGEVTAAAVALLKKPTLTTAELMEHIPAPDFASGGHIITPAKDLLQLYETGKGSIRVRARYEIEKLTRGQWRLIITELPPNTSAQKILAEIEEQTNPKPKSGKKQLNQDQLNTKKLMLELIDKVRDESDGEHPVRLVFEPKSSRIEPDNFINTLMAQTGLEGNVPANLVMIGLDNRPAQKNLKTILQEWLDFRVSTVTRRLQYRLEQVLKRIHILDGRMTAFLHIDEVIRVIREADEPKPELMAAFGLSEIQAEDILEIRLRQLARLEGFKLEQELADLREEEGYLKNLLADESAKKKLIIKEMQADAKQFGDPRRTLVAEAERAALTHTTADEPVTLILSRQGWIRSRAGHGLDLSATAFKEGDELQQTLETRTVDPVVVLDTLGRSYTIDPAEIPGGRGDGVPLASLLELQPDASVLTMLAGQPQEHYLLAGSGGYGFIVKLGDLVGRVKAGKEVVKLEAGETLLMPQPVRQSALINPDCRLVLASAGKHLLAFPIGELKVMAKGRGLQLMSLRGNDSLQLTALVSTPDFWVCSRGKRGAAHRERLRVQDIEGKRGRKGRVLNVSGSLISLSSTKEGEA; encoded by the coding sequence ATGCCAGAAAACACCGTATCCGCTGAAAACAGCGACATCCTGCTGCTCGCCCCCTACGCCGAACGCGCCTACCTCGAATACGCTATGAGCGTGGTGAAAGGCCGCGCCCTGCCCGACGTGGGCGACGGCCAAAAGCCCGTGCAGCGGCGCATCCTGTTTGCCATGAAAGAAATGGGGCTGGCCGCCAATTCTAAGCCAGTGAAATCCGCGCGCGTGGTGGGCGAAATCCTGGGTAAATACCACCCGCACGGCGACGCTTCCGCCTATGACGCCATGGTGCGCATGGCGCAAGACTTCACCTTGCGCTATCCCTTAATCGACGGCATCGGCAACTTCGGCTCGCGCGACGGCGACGGCGCGGCTGCCATGCGCTACACCGAAGCCCGCCTCACCCCGATTGCCGAGTTGCTACTTTCCGAGTTGCATCAAGGCACGGTAGACTTTGTGCCGAATTACGACGGCACGTTTGATGAGCCCGTGGCCCTGCCCGCCCGCCTGCCCATGGTGCTGCTCAACGGCGCCTCCGGTATCGCCGTGGGCATGGCTACCGAAATCCCGCCGCACAACCTGGGCGAAGTAACCGCCGCTGCCGTGGCCCTGCTCAAAAAACCCACGCTCACCACCGCCGAGCTGATGGAGCACATCCCCGCCCCCGATTTCGCCAGCGGCGGCCACATCATCACCCCGGCCAAAGACCTACTCCAGCTCTACGAAACCGGCAAAGGCAGCATCCGCGTGCGCGCCCGCTACGAAATCGAAAAACTGACACGCGGCCAATGGCGCCTCATCATCACCGAGCTGCCACCCAACACCAGCGCACAGAAAATCCTGGCCGAAATCGAAGAGCAAACCAACCCTAAGCCCAAATCCGGCAAAAAACAGCTCAACCAAGACCAGCTCAACACCAAAAAGCTGATGCTCGAGCTCATCGACAAAGTGCGTGACGAAAGCGACGGCGAACACCCCGTGCGCCTCGTATTCGAGCCCAAATCCAGCCGAATCGAGCCGGATAACTTCATCAACACCCTAATGGCGCAAACCGGTTTGGAAGGCAATGTGCCGGCCAACTTGGTGATGATCGGGCTCGACAACCGCCCCGCGCAGAAAAACCTGAAAACTATTTTGCAAGAATGGCTCGATTTCCGCGTATCCACCGTAACCCGCCGCCTGCAATACCGCTTGGAACAGGTGCTCAAACGCATCCATATCCTCGACGGGCGCATGACCGCCTTTTTGCACATCGACGAGGTTATCCGCGTCATCCGCGAAGCCGATGAACCCAAGCCCGAATTGATGGCCGCCTTCGGCCTCTCCGAAATCCAAGCCGAAGATATTTTGGAAATCCGCCTGCGCCAGCTCGCCCGTTTGGAAGGTTTCAAACTGGAGCAGGAATTGGCTGATTTACGCGAAGAAGAAGGCTACCTGAAAAACTTATTGGCCGACGAAAGCGCGAAGAAAAAGCTCATCATCAAAGAGATGCAGGCCGATGCCAAGCAGTTTGGCGACCCGCGCCGCACGCTGGTGGCCGAAGCCGAACGCGCCGCGCTTACCCACACCACGGCCGACGAGCCGGTAACGCTCATCCTGTCGCGCCAGGGCTGGATTCGCAGCCGGGCCGGGCACGGGCTGGATTTGTCGGCCACCGCGTTTAAAGAAGGCGACGAATTACAGCAAACACTGGAAACGCGTACTGTCGATCCGGTGGTAGTGCTCGACACGCTCGGCCGCAGCTATACCATCGACCCGGCCGAAATCCCTGGCGGGCGCGGCGACGGTGTGCCGCTGGCCTCACTCTTAGAATTACAGCCGGACGCGTCGGTGCTCACCATGCTGGCCGGGCAGCCACAAGAGCACTACCTGCTCGCCGGCAGCGGCGGCTATGGCTTCATCGTCAAACTGGGCGATTTGGTCGGCCGCGTTAAGGCGGGCAAGGAAGTGGTAAAACTGGAGGCGGGCGAAACCCTGCTGATGCCGCAGCCGGTACGCCAGTCTGCACTGATCAACCCTGATTGCCGATTGGTGCTGGCCAGCGCGGGAAAACACCTGCTCGCCTTCCCGATTGGCGAATTGAAAGTGATGGCCAAAGGGCGTGGCCTGCAACTGATGTCTTTGCGTGGCAACGACTCGCTGCAACTGACCGCCTTGGTGTCCACCCCCGATTTCTGGGTATGCAGCCGCGGCAAACGCGGTGCGGCACACCGCGAACGCTTACGCGTGCAGGACATTGAAGGCAAACGCGGCCGCAAAGGCCGGGTGCTGAATGTTTCAGGTAGCCTCATCAGCCTGAGCAGCACGAAGGAGGGCGAAGCATGA
- a CDS encoding sensor histidine kinase encodes MTQLPKPYAPNEWDSQLDRLPWLMNIARVSLLLSLLTFHVLVNAYGSNVGMARLASMPIFSSRFYIWAAVYGGLIVFSMAFPNWQQQRNNLPNISAVVDITMMVILMHLAGGIASGFGILILPFIGVSCLLSHGRYPLLYASYVALLLFIGTWLHYWPFEANSQAGSSAIIHTIVLSAVGYLVALLTSFYASFLNRASSTLSKHRRAFDRLKGLNELVLNHVAEAVVVVDTGSRIWLMNRQAGLYFPYVKVDRHEEMFDILVKRWQRTPTRNFITHAELGGQGVQVRARPLVREDESLLMLFIRSDQEVAMEAMATKLAALGQLTANLAHEIRNPLSAIRQSNGLLAEEDEDPMTTKLRGIIDNNIQRIDKMLEEVSSLNKSDRLDAQTINLMKFWLDFKQEFLLTRPEAKHAVHLYMQGGALKVYFDKMHLQQIIWNLINNAWQHGSKQADSITVLVKPTDDNVSVSLTVMDDGPGVSLENQPRLFEPFFTTRSEGTGLGLYVARELAHANSGQLHYHPEVKGFELIMPKDINE; translated from the coding sequence ATGACCCAACTGCCGAAACCGTATGCCCCCAACGAATGGGACAGCCAACTCGACCGCCTGCCCTGGCTGATGAACATCGCCCGCGTGAGCCTCTTGCTCTCGCTGCTCACCTTCCACGTGTTGGTAAATGCCTACGGCTCAAATGTGGGCATGGCTAGGCTGGCCTCAATGCCCATTTTCAGCAGCCGCTTCTATATTTGGGCAGCAGTATACGGAGGGCTAATCGTGTTCAGCATGGCGTTTCCCAACTGGCAGCAACAAAGAAACAATCTGCCCAACATCAGTGCGGTGGTCGACATCACTATGATGGTGATACTGATGCACCTGGCCGGTGGCATTGCCTCCGGCTTCGGCATCCTCATCCTGCCCTTTATCGGCGTATCCTGCCTGCTCAGCCACGGCCGCTACCCGCTCCTATATGCCTCCTACGTTGCCCTCCTGTTGTTTATCGGCACTTGGCTGCATTATTGGCCGTTTGAAGCCAACAGCCAAGCCGGCAGCAGTGCGATTATCCATACCATCGTGCTCTCGGCGGTAGGCTATCTGGTGGCGTTGCTCACCTCGTTTTACGCCTCTTTCCTCAACCGCGCCTCCTCCACCCTGAGCAAACACCGCCGCGCCTTCGACCGCCTCAAAGGCCTGAACGAACTGGTACTCAACCATGTGGCCGAGGCCGTGGTAGTGGTGGATACCGGCAGCCGCATCTGGCTGATGAACCGCCAGGCCGGCCTCTATTTTCCTTATGTGAAAGTCGACCGCCACGAAGAAATGTTCGATATTTTGGTGAAACGCTGGCAGCGCACACCCACACGCAACTTCATCACCCATGCCGAGCTGGGCGGGCAAGGCGTGCAGGTGCGTGCCCGCCCGCTGGTGCGCGAAGACGAATCGCTGCTGATGCTGTTTATCCGCTCCGACCAAGAAGTCGCCATGGAAGCCATGGCCACCAAACTAGCCGCGCTCGGCCAGCTCACGGCCAACCTGGCGCACGAAATCCGCAACCCGCTCTCCGCCATCCGCCAATCCAACGGCTTATTGGCCGAGGAAGACGAAGATCCGATGACCACCAAGCTGCGCGGCATCATCGACAACAATATCCAGCGTATCGATAAAATGCTGGAAGAAGTGAGCAGCCTGAATAAGAGCGACCGCCTCGATGCGCAAACCATCAACCTGATGAAATTCTGGCTCGATTTCAAACAGGAATTCCTGCTCACCCGTCCCGAAGCCAAACATGCCGTGCACCTTTATATGCAAGGCGGCGCGCTGAAAGTGTATTTCGACAAAATGCACCTGCAGCAGATTATATGGAACCTCATCAACAACGCCTGGCAGCACGGCAGCAAGCAGGCCGATTCCATTACCGTATTGGTTAAGCCCACCGACGACAACGTATCCGTATCGCTCACTGTGATGGACGACGGCCCTGGCGTTTCGCTCGAAAACCAGCCGCGCCTGTTCGAACCGTTTTTCACCACCCGTTCCGAAGGCACCGGGCTGGGGCTGTATGTGGCACGCGAATTGGCGCACGCCAACTCCGGCCAGCTTCACTATCATCCCGAAGTCAAGGGATTCGAACTAATCATGCCGAAAGATATCAATGAGTAA
- a CDS encoding sigma-54-dependent transcriptional regulator produces the protein MSKQSLQKPVLVVDDEQDIRDLMEMTLMKMGLSVETAEGVNAAKKWLDSKKFSLVLTDMRMPDGSGLEVVEYINEKELDVPVAVITAFGNADQAVQAIKTGAFDYLQKPITLAQLRTLVKSAIKIHEEDSHPAPAPAKKDNSAKAESADEGLPESEDSEFHPEQKPPVAESQDSKAASRKLQPTADKQPAANPEDIPRLIGRSPQIEEARQMIRKLARTTVPVYIAGESGSGKEQAARSIHELSERHSRPFVAVNCGAIPENLMESEFFGYKKGSFTGADQDRLGFFQHAHGGTLFLDEVADLPLHMQVKLLRAIQEKAVRRIGDAQEVKVNVRIISATHKDLAGLVTKGAFRQDLFYRLNVVSLTMPPLREMREDLPQLITQLLRKHRQGSYYTLTQPAKQALLQYSYPGNFRELENILERAVALAADNTIDAADLQLSSSPLLEEDDNWGSAIDAVGQNSSSAETAAPESSGQLDNLPGFVLGRTQVQDYLDDVERLIIEQALQKTRYNRTQAAKLLGISFRSMRYRMERLEIE, from the coding sequence ATGAGTAAACAAAGCCTGCAAAAACCGGTATTGGTTGTGGACGACGAACAAGACATCCGCGATCTGATGGAAATGACCCTGATGAAAATGGGCCTGTCGGTGGAAACCGCCGAGGGCGTCAATGCCGCTAAAAAGTGGCTCGACAGCAAAAAATTCTCCCTCGTGCTCACCGATATGCGCATGCCTGACGGCTCCGGGCTCGAAGTGGTGGAATATATTAACGAAAAAGAGCTCGACGTGCCCGTGGCCGTAATCACCGCCTTCGGCAATGCCGACCAGGCCGTGCAAGCCATTAAAACCGGCGCCTTTGACTACCTGCAAAAGCCCATCACCCTGGCGCAACTGCGCACCCTGGTGAAATCCGCCATCAAGATCCACGAAGAAGACAGCCACCCTGCCCCCGCACCGGCCAAAAAAGACAACAGTGCTAAAGCAGAAAGCGCAGACGAAGGGCTACCTGAAAGCGAAGATAGTGAGTTTCATCCAGAGCAAAAGCCTCCCGTAGCAGAATCACAAGACAGCAAGGCTGCCAGCCGCAAGCTCCAGCCTACAGCCGACAAACAGCCTGCAGCCAATCCCGAAGACATCCCCCGCCTCATCGGCCGCTCCCCACAAATCGAAGAAGCCCGGCAGATGATCCGCAAGCTAGCCCGCACCACCGTGCCCGTGTATATTGCCGGCGAATCCGGTTCCGGTAAGGAACAGGCCGCACGCAGCATCCACGAACTCTCCGAGCGGCACAGCCGCCCCTTTGTAGCCGTAAACTGCGGTGCCATCCCTGAAAACCTGATGGAAAGCGAATTCTTTGGCTACAAAAAAGGCAGCTTCACCGGCGCCGACCAAGACCGCCTCGGCTTCTTCCAGCACGCCCACGGCGGCACCCTTTTCCTCGACGAAGTGGCCGACCTGCCCCTACATATGCAGGTAAAACTCCTGCGCGCCATCCAGGAAAAAGCCGTGCGCCGCATCGGCGACGCGCAAGAAGTGAAAGTAAACGTGCGCATCATCTCCGCCACGCATAAAGATCTTGCCGGCCTCGTGACTAAGGGCGCATTCCGGCAAGACTTGTTCTACCGCCTCAACGTCGTCTCCCTCACCATGCCGCCCCTGCGCGAAATGCGCGAAGACCTGCCCCAGCTCATCACCCAGCTCTTGCGCAAACACCGCCAAGGCAGCTACTACACCCTCACCCAGCCTGCCAAACAGGCCCTCTTGCAATACAGCTATCCCGGCAACTTCCGCGAGCTGGAAAACATCCTCGAACGCGCCGTCGCCCTCGCTGCCGACAACACCATCGACGCCGCCGACCTCCAGCTCTCCAGCTCCCCGCTATTGGAAGAAGATGACAACTGGGGCAGCGCCATTGACGCCGTTGGCCAAAACAGCAGCAGCGCCGAAACAGCTGCTCCCGAAAGCAGCGGGCAGCTCGACAACCTACCCGGTTTTGTACTCGGCCGCACCCAAGTGCAAGACTATCTCGACGATGTGGAACGGCTGATTATCGAGCAAGCCCTGCAAAAAACCCGCTACAACCGCACCCAAGCCGCCAAACTGCTCGGCATCAGCTTCCGTTCCATGCGCTATCGGATGGAGCGTTTGGAAATCGAATAG